Proteins from a single region of Murdochiella vaginalis:
- the uvrC gene encoding excinuclease ABC subunit UvrC, translating into MKDFSEELKRVPESPGVYLMRDAHNVIIYVGKAISLRRRVRSYFTPSSHGKSPKVLAMVEHVDHFEYIVVDNEVEALVLESNFIKQHRPHYNILLRDDKQYPYICIPKERYPRLLKVRQVKSNGATYFGPFPNAYAVNDTIRLFQRLFGLRTCRLDFDRGARLKRPCLNYDLGQCPAPCVGLADEEEYLAQVRQVEDVLKGNDRAIRAQWTQEMVAASEALDYERAARFRDALYNLDALQEKQKVTLARGKDADVIAMARSGAQVIMQVFFVRGGKVVDRRTFRIQEEYQEEEKAILGSFLKQFYLDATYIPGELFMAVLPEEEAAIAAFLSERKGRTVQLRVPKRGDKLALLRTAQANAEEQLTKALAREERKERNKDAGIRALETIVGRELSRVEAYDISNVSGVQNVGAMVVFHRERKEPKEYRKFKIQSVEGSDDYASQREMLSRRIAHGLRDREAGKTNTGFGVLPSVILMDGGKGHVHVAEEVLRAQHLDIPVVGMVKDDRHVTRALFYKEQEWELDTRSPLYHYLYVVQEEVHRFAITYHRRLRSSAMTQSALDGIAGIGKKRRTALLRAFGSLERMQEASVEELSSVEGMTRTAAQAVWNYFQQEAQYKTRDEQKEE; encoded by the coding sequence ATGAAGGATTTTTCCGAGGAGCTAAAACGCGTCCCGGAATCGCCGGGCGTGTATCTGATGCGCGATGCCCACAATGTCATCATTTATGTGGGAAAGGCCATTTCGCTGCGTCGGCGCGTGCGCTCCTATTTCACGCCCTCTTCTCACGGCAAGAGCCCGAAGGTGCTTGCCATGGTGGAGCACGTGGATCATTTTGAATACATCGTCGTGGACAACGAGGTGGAAGCACTGGTGCTGGAATCCAATTTCATCAAACAGCATCGGCCACACTATAATATTCTGCTACGCGACGACAAGCAGTATCCCTATATCTGCATTCCGAAGGAACGCTATCCGCGCCTTCTGAAAGTGCGGCAGGTCAAATCGAACGGCGCCACATACTTCGGCCCGTTTCCGAATGCCTATGCCGTCAATGACACCATTCGTCTTTTTCAGCGCCTTTTCGGTCTGCGCACCTGCCGTCTGGATTTTGACCGCGGTGCGCGCCTGAAAAGGCCTTGTCTCAATTATGACTTAGGCCAGTGCCCGGCGCCTTGTGTGGGCTTGGCGGACGAAGAGGAATATCTGGCGCAGGTGCGTCAGGTGGAAGACGTGCTCAAAGGAAACGATCGGGCCATCCGTGCACAGTGGACGCAGGAGATGGTTGCCGCATCGGAGGCGCTTGACTATGAACGAGCAGCGCGCTTTCGGGATGCGCTTTACAATCTTGACGCCTTGCAGGAGAAACAAAAAGTGACGCTCGCGCGTGGCAAAGATGCGGATGTGATTGCCATGGCCCGCAGCGGCGCGCAGGTGATTATGCAGGTGTTTTTCGTCCGCGGCGGAAAGGTCGTGGATCGACGCACGTTTCGTATTCAGGAAGAATATCAGGAAGAAGAAAAAGCAATTCTCGGCTCGTTTTTAAAACAGTTTTATCTGGACGCGACCTATATTCCCGGCGAACTTTTTATGGCAGTGTTGCCGGAAGAGGAAGCGGCCATTGCGGCTTTTCTGAGCGAGCGAAAAGGGCGGACGGTACAATTGCGGGTGCCGAAGCGAGGCGATAAACTGGCACTCCTGCGCACAGCCCAGGCCAATGCGGAGGAACAGCTAACGAAAGCGTTGGCACGCGAAGAACGAAAAGAACGCAACAAAGATGCCGGCATTCGCGCGCTGGAAACGATTGTCGGTCGCGAGCTTTCCCGTGTCGAGGCGTATGATATTTCCAATGTTTCCGGGGTACAAAACGTCGGCGCCATGGTGGTGTTTCACAGAGAACGCAAAGAGCCGAAAGAATACCGCAAGTTTAAAATTCAAAGTGTCGAAGGCAGTGATGATTATGCCTCCCAGCGCGAGATGCTTTCCCGGCGCATTGCCCACGGCTTACGCGATCGCGAGGCCGGAAAGACGAACACCGGCTTTGGCGTTTTGCCTTCCGTGATCCTGATGGACGGGGGGAAGGGGCATGTGCATGTGGCCGAAGAAGTGCTTCGCGCGCAACATTTGGATATTCCCGTTGTCGGCATGGTCAAAGACGATCGTCATGTGACGCGTGCGTTGTTTTATAAGGAACAGGAGTGGGAGCTGGATACGCGCTCGCCGCTTTATCACTATCTCTATGTGGTACAGGAAGAGGTGCACCGGTTTGCCATCACGTATCATAGACGGCTGCGCTCCAGCGCCATGACACAATCCGCCTTGGACGGCATTGCAGGAATCGGCAAGAAGCGCCGCACGGCCCTGCTTCGTGCGTTCGGATCTCTTGAGCGCATGCAGGAGGCTTCCGTGGAAGAGCTTTCTTCGGTGGAAGGGATGACCCGCACGGCTGCGCAGGCGGTTTGGAACTACTTTCAACAGGAAGCACAATACAAGACGCGAGACGAGCAGAAAGAGGAGTAG
- a CDS encoding aminopeptidase P family protein yields the protein MKITERLEALRKQMAQRDLEAYIVPTADPHQSEYVPDYYKTRVFMSGFTGSAGTLVVTRKEAGLWTDSRYFLQAAEQLKGSGITLYRMGIDQKMEDFLRENVSPFGKIGFDGMCFSVSRYRALAEAMGKRVLVIDVDYISDIWTDRPALPSKQAFFLDKAYSGATIEEKLRILRFMLRDRDCDYTFISGLDDIAYLYNIRGYDVEDTPVVLSYALVSEDEAKLFVNMEKMTPEIQTSLAEAGVEILDYDSIGSALAEIAGQKIVYLDPNYTSITLFRCLRENVKIQQGTNLTSLMKAIKNETEISNMKEAYIKDGIALTKFFNWVETGAPSRAVNERAAVRKLHELRAEQEHFLMDSFGAIIGFGPNAAIVHYNPMLSKTTATIEPKGMLLVDSGGHYLEGTTDITRTVAMGPLTDEEREDYTLVLKAHIAGMTAVFPKGTPGIYVSSLTMSPLYQAHKTYFHGTGHGVGHILAVHEGPQSFTNVPRGGGIVELAPGMVTSMEPGLYIAGKHGIRIESITLCVEKETNEFGTWYALEALTWVPIDTRPVKVDMLTEEELQWLNNYNATCFEKLSPHLEDEDLRYLTARCKPLERETRE from the coding sequence ATGAAAATTACAGAGCGCTTGGAAGCCTTGCGCAAGCAAATGGCTCAACGGGATTTGGAAGCGTACATCGTTCCTACCGCAGACCCCCATCAATCGGAATACGTGCCGGATTATTACAAGACACGTGTATTTATGAGCGGCTTTACCGGATCTGCCGGCACCTTGGTGGTGACTCGAAAAGAGGCCGGACTGTGGACGGACAGTCGCTATTTTCTGCAAGCCGCAGAGCAATTGAAGGGATCGGGAATTACCCTCTATCGCATGGGCATCGATCAGAAAATGGAAGATTTCCTGCGAGAAAACGTCTCCCCGTTTGGAAAAATCGGCTTCGACGGGATGTGCTTCTCGGTTTCACGCTACCGTGCGTTGGCAGAAGCCATGGGCAAACGCGTTCTGGTCATTGATGTGGACTATATTTCGGACATTTGGACCGATCGTCCGGCGTTGCCTTCCAAACAGGCGTTTTTCCTGGATAAGGCGTATTCCGGCGCTACGATTGAAGAAAAGCTGCGCATTTTGCGCTTTATGTTGCGTGATCGTGATTGCGACTACACCTTTATCAGCGGCCTGGATGATATCGCGTATCTCTATAATATTCGCGGCTATGACGTGGAAGACACCCCGGTGGTGTTGAGCTATGCTCTTGTTTCGGAAGACGAAGCCAAGCTCTTTGTGAATATGGAAAAGATGACTCCGGAAATTCAGACGAGCTTGGCAGAAGCCGGCGTTGAAATTTTGGATTACGATTCGATTGGGTCGGCTTTGGCGGAAATTGCCGGCCAGAAGATTGTCTATCTCGACCCCAATTATACGAGCATCACGCTTTTCCGTTGCCTGCGTGAAAACGTGAAAATTCAGCAGGGCACCAACCTCACCTCGCTGATGAAGGCCATCAAAAACGAGACCGAAATTTCCAATATGAAAGAAGCGTACATCAAAGACGGCATCGCATTGACCAAGTTCTTCAACTGGGTGGAAACGGGTGCACCTTCCCGCGCGGTCAATGAGCGTGCGGCGGTACGCAAATTGCATGAATTACGCGCGGAGCAGGAGCATTTCCTGATGGACAGCTTCGGTGCGATCATTGGCTTTGGCCCCAACGCGGCCATCGTCCATTATAATCCGATGCTCAGCAAAACCACGGCGACCATCGAACCCAAGGGGATGCTGCTGGTGGATAGCGGCGGCCATTATCTGGAAGGCACGACCGACATCACCCGCACGGTAGCCATGGGACCGCTGACCGATGAGGAACGCGAAGATTACACCTTGGTATTAAAGGCACACATTGCCGGCATGACGGCGGTTTTCCCGAAGGGAACGCCGGGCATCTATGTGTCTTCCCTCACCATGTCGCCGCTGTACCAGGCCCACAAAACCTACTTCCACGGTACGGGACACGGCGTCGGCCATATTTTGGCCGTCCATGAAGGCCCGCAGTCGTTTACGAATGTTCCGAGAGGGGGCGGCATCGTGGAGCTGGCTCCGGGCATGGTCACCTCGATGGAACCGGGTCTCTACATTGCTGGCAAACACGGCATTCGTATCGAATCCATCACCCTCTGCGTAGAGAAGGAAACCAACGAGTTCGGCACTTGGTATGCCTTGGAAGCTCTCACCTGGGTGCCCATCGACACGCGACCGGTCAAGGTGGACATGCTCACGGAGGAAGAGCTGCAGTGGCTCAACAACTACAACGCCACCTGCTTTGAAAAACTCTCGCCGCATCTGGAAGACGAGGATCTGCGGTACTTGACGGCACGCTGCAAGCCGCTTGAACGCGAGACGAGGGAATGA
- the ychF gene encoding redox-regulated ATPase YchF, with protein MKLGIVGLPNVGKSTLFNAITHAGVPAENYPFNTIEPNIGLVEVPDARLHVLAERFASKKVIPAVIEFYDIAGLVRGASKGEGLGNKFLGDIRTCEAIVEVLRCFEDENVTHVDGSVDPLRDIETINLELILSDLEQIDRILVKKEKQAKADKEVRPEVDLLQRIKEVLEEGRSARVLDLNEEEKKLLSSYQLLSVKPVIYVANVAEEDCADDGATNENVQKIRAFAQTEQARVVVISAKTEAEIAQLEEEERAEFLAMMGLSQSGLDRLIVASYDLLGLMSFLTTGEDETRAWTIAKGTSAWEAAGKIHSDIQRGFIRAEIFSYTDFMEAGSMAAIRESGKLRLEGKDYIMRDGDIVHFRFNV; from the coding sequence ATGAAACTAGGTATCGTCGGTTTGCCGAACGTCGGGAAATCCACGCTTTTTAATGCGATCACCCATGCCGGCGTACCGGCGGAAAATTACCCATTTAATACCATTGAACCGAACATCGGTCTGGTGGAGGTGCCGGATGCGCGCCTTCACGTTTTGGCCGAGCGTTTTGCATCGAAGAAAGTCATACCGGCGGTCATCGAATTTTACGATATCGCCGGTTTGGTGCGCGGCGCAAGCAAAGGAGAAGGTCTGGGAAATAAATTTCTGGGCGATATCCGTACGTGCGAAGCCATCGTCGAGGTGCTGCGCTGCTTCGAAGACGAGAATGTGACGCATGTTGACGGCTCCGTGGATCCGCTGCGCGACATTGAAACCATCAACTTAGAGCTGATTCTGTCGGATCTGGAACAGATTGACCGCATTCTGGTCAAAAAAGAGAAACAGGCCAAGGCGGACAAAGAAGTGCGCCCCGAAGTGGATCTCTTACAGCGCATTAAGGAGGTGCTGGAAGAGGGAAGGTCCGCGCGCGTTCTCGACCTGAACGAAGAAGAAAAGAAGCTGCTCAGCTCCTATCAGCTGTTGTCGGTGAAGCCAGTGATCTATGTGGCCAATGTCGCAGAAGAAGACTGTGCGGATGACGGTGCCACAAACGAGAACGTGCAAAAGATTCGTGCTTTTGCCCAAACAGAACAGGCTCGCGTGGTCGTGATTTCCGCCAAAACGGAGGCGGAAATTGCCCAATTGGAGGAAGAAGAGCGCGCCGAATTTCTGGCCATGATGGGGCTCAGCCAGTCGGGCTTGGATCGGCTCATCGTCGCATCGTATGACTTATTGGGGCTCATGTCCTTTCTTACCACAGGAGAAGATGAAACACGCGCTTGGACCATTGCCAAGGGAACCAGCGCCTGGGAAGCAGCCGGAAAAATTCATTCCGATATCCAGCGCGGCTTTATTCGCGCCGAGATTTTCTCCTATACGGACTTTATGGAAGCCGGTTCCATGGCGGCGATTCGCGAATCGGGGAAATTGCGTTTGGAAGGAAAAGACTACATCATGCGCGATGGCGACATCGTGCATTTCCGCTTTAATGTGTAA
- a CDS encoding sodium-translocating pyrophosphatase, with translation MNFLAIVAILVGAAAIALAMMKLQVIQRLPAGTKEMTHIAGLNRTGAFAFLRREYIVIAALMVVVFLAIGVGLGTWSTAICFLIGAIFSMLAGFIGMNAATLANVRTTNAAATKGINEALQVAFFSGSVMGLVVVGLGAIGVSFFYLIFHDASIVMGFSLGASFVALFARVGGGIYTKAADVGADLVGKVEAGIPEDDPRNPAVIADNVGDNVGDVAGMGADLFESYVGAILSALTLGTLAFQEKGVQYALTLVFCGLISSIIGIQSVRGSDNPQRSLNMGTLYSAAILLVTSLLFSFIVFGEVRPFIPVLCGIAVGLGISKITEIYTSEAFPFVKKIAKESTTGSATNIISGLSVGMNSTAVPILFIAIGIIVSFMGMNGMGPNAGLYAISLAALGMLATCAMTIAVDAYGPVADNAGGIAEMTKLPENVRAITDKLDSVGNTTAAIGKGFAIGSAALTALSLFASYTQHAQLATLDVTQPQVIAGTFIGGMLPFLFSALTMNAVGDAANAMVEEVRGQFRKNPGIMQGTASPDYGRCIDISTRASLRKMILPGILAVAAPLLVGMLIGVEALGGLLVGALITGVLLAIMMANAGGAWDNAKKYIETGVYGGKGSDAHKAAVTGDTVGDPFKDTSGPSINILIKLMTTVSLIFLPLFL, from the coding sequence ATGAACTTTTTAGCTATTGTTGCCATTCTTGTCGGCGCGGCAGCGATCGCGCTGGCCATGATGAAACTGCAAGTGATTCAGCGGCTTCCTGCCGGAACAAAGGAAATGACGCATATTGCAGGTCTTAACCGCACAGGCGCCTTCGCCTTTTTACGACGGGAGTACATCGTCATCGCTGCGCTGATGGTCGTTGTTTTTCTCGCGATCGGCGTGGGTCTCGGTACGTGGTCTACGGCCATTTGCTTCCTCATTGGCGCAATTTTCTCGATGCTTGCCGGCTTTATCGGCATGAACGCCGCCACGTTGGCCAACGTGCGTACGACGAATGCGGCGGCTACCAAGGGCATCAATGAAGCACTGCAGGTTGCATTTTTCAGCGGCTCCGTGATGGGCTTGGTGGTTGTCGGCCTCGGTGCCATCGGTGTCAGCTTTTTCTATCTGATTTTCCATGATGCCAGCATTGTCATGGGCTTCAGCCTCGGCGCCTCCTTTGTGGCCTTGTTTGCCCGTGTAGGTGGCGGTATTTATACCAAAGCAGCGGACGTCGGTGCTGATCTGGTCGGTAAAGTAGAAGCGGGCATTCCGGAAGATGATCCGCGTAACCCCGCGGTTATTGCAGATAACGTCGGAGATAATGTCGGCGACGTCGCCGGTATGGGGGCGGATCTGTTTGAATCCTATGTCGGCGCCATTCTGTCGGCGCTCACTCTCGGTACGCTGGCCTTCCAGGAAAAAGGCGTGCAATACGCGCTCACCTTGGTTTTCTGCGGTTTAATTTCCTCGATCATAGGCATTCAGTCCGTGCGCGGATCGGATAATCCGCAACGTTCCTTGAACATGGGCACACTCTATTCGGCTGCCATTTTATTGGTCACCTCGCTGCTCTTCAGCTTCATAGTTTTCGGCGAAGTGCGTCCCTTTATCCCGGTGCTTTGCGGCATTGCCGTTGGCCTGGGAATTTCGAAGATCACCGAAATCTACACGTCGGAAGCTTTTCCGTTCGTGAAAAAGATTGCGAAAGAATCCACAACCGGTTCCGCAACGAATATCATTTCCGGACTTTCCGTCGGCATGAACTCTACCGCCGTTCCGATTCTCTTTATTGCGATCGGCATCATCGTGTCCTTTATGGGCATGAACGGAATGGGCCCGAACGCCGGCCTTTACGCGATTTCCTTAGCCGCCCTGGGCATGTTGGCTACTTGCGCTATGACCATTGCAGTCGATGCCTACGGCCCGGTAGCGGATAATGCGGGCGGTATTGCGGAAATGACTAAACTGCCGGAAAACGTGCGCGCTATCACAGATAAATTGGATTCGGTCGGAAACACCACCGCCGCCATCGGCAAAGGCTTTGCGATCGGCTCGGCCGCGTTGACGGCGCTTTCCCTGTTTGCTTCCTATACGCAGCATGCGCAGCTTGCAACCCTGGACGTCACGCAGCCGCAAGTGATTGCCGGGACGTTTATCGGTGGTATGCTTCCGTTCCTGTTTAGCGCCTTGACGATGAATGCCGTCGGCGATGCCGCCAATGCCATGGTCGAAGAAGTGCGTGGACAGTTCCGTAAAAACCCGGGCATTATGCAGGGGACAGCGTCTCCGGATTACGGCCGTTGCATTGATATCTCGACGAGAGCCTCTTTGCGCAAAATGATCCTCCCGGGCATCTTGGCCGTTGCTGCGCCGCTTTTGGTGGGCATGCTCATCGGCGTGGAAGCGCTCGGTGGCCTTCTGGTCGGTGCGCTGATCACCGGTGTGTTGCTGGCCATCATGATGGCCAATGCCGGCGGCGCTTGGGATAATGCCAAGAAATATATTGAAACCGGCGTATATGGCGGAAAGGGCAGCGATGCCCATAAAGCAGCCGTCACGGGCGATACGGTCGGCGATCCGTTCAAGGATACGTCGGGTCCGTCCATCAACATTCTGATCAAGCTGATGACGACGGTATCGTTGATTTTCCTGCCGTTATTCTTATAA
- the mscL gene encoding large conductance mechanosensitive channel protein MscL: MIKEFKAFIARGNVLDMAVGLIMGAAFKAIIDSLVADLITPILNVFLNGVNFKEWTIQAGPIVFSVGNFLNAVFSFLVIAFVMFLLIKAFNKMVPAKEAAPTTKTCPYCKSEVAIDATRCPHCTSTLD; encoded by the coding sequence ATGATCAAAGAATTTAAAGCCTTTATTGCTCGTGGCAATGTGCTGGACATGGCCGTTGGCTTGATTATGGGCGCCGCATTCAAAGCAATTATTGATTCCCTTGTAGCAGATCTGATTACACCGATTCTCAATGTTTTTCTGAATGGGGTGAATTTCAAAGAATGGACGATTCAAGCCGGTCCCATTGTCTTTTCGGTCGGCAACTTTTTGAACGCCGTGTTCTCCTTCTTGGTCATTGCCTTTGTAATGTTCCTGCTGATCAAAGCCTTTAATAAAATGGTACCGGCGAAAGAAGCGGCACCGACAACAAAAACTTGCCCCTACTGCAAGTCGGAAGTAGCCATTGATGCGACGCGTTGCCCGCATTGCACGTCCACATTGGACTAG
- a CDS encoding viroplasmin family protein produces the protein MTYYAVRVGRKPGIYATWASCREQVHGFAGAQFKKFSTEEEAKAYMQDAAAASEKTLPEKIPAGECHAYVDGSFNNKTKTFGYGVVFFSAHGKETFYGSGKDEHARHRNIAGELRGAEKAMDLALAQHAKTLTIYHDYAGICHWALGEWKTNVALTRAYAEKAKTVRDQLTLRFVKIKAHTGNAYNEEADVLAKKGAGLG, from the coding sequence ATGACCTATTATGCGGTTCGCGTTGGCAGAAAACCGGGAATCTATGCCACTTGGGCATCCTGCCGCGAGCAGGTGCACGGCTTTGCCGGCGCCCAGTTTAAGAAATTTTCCACCGAGGAAGAGGCGAAAGCGTATATGCAGGACGCTGCAGCGGCAAGCGAAAAGACCCTGCCGGAAAAGATTCCGGCAGGGGAATGCCATGCCTATGTAGATGGCTCCTTTAATAACAAGACGAAAACCTTCGGCTACGGCGTTGTCTTCTTTTCCGCGCACGGAAAAGAAACCTTTTACGGTTCCGGAAAGGATGAACATGCCCGCCACCGCAACATTGCCGGCGAGCTTCGCGGTGCGGAGAAAGCGATGGATCTCGCTCTCGCACAGCACGCGAAGACGCTGACCATTTATCACGACTATGCCGGCATTTGTCACTGGGCATTAGGCGAATGGAAAACCAACGTGGCCTTGACGCGCGCCTATGCCGAAAAGGCAAAAACGGTGCGGGATCAGCTCACCCTCCGTTTTGTAAAAATCAAGGCGCACACCGGAAATGCCTATAACGAAGAAGCGGATGTCTTGGCGAAAAAAGGGGCGGGGCTAGGGTAA
- a CDS encoding alpha-amylase produces MAINGVMVQSFDWEYPADGTFYRRLAEMAEAMENMGVTAVWMPPAHKGTSDQDVGYGSYDYWDLGEFDQKGSVRTKYGTREELEACIKALQDHHIAVYADMVFNHKGGADETEVFRAVMVDQNDRTKDVGEAHDIEAWTKFTFPGRKGKYSTFQWHFYHFTGVDYDQRTDTNAIFRILGDGKYWSDDTDSEKGNFDYLMNADIDVAHPDVQKELLDVAYFMIDSIGYDGFRYDALKHIDTGFIDRLSAFILEYNPDFFFVGEYWKNSESKMNHYLEETDYNIHLFDVPLHFNFVEASRNEDYDIRQVFDDTLVATNPVQAVTFVDNHDSQPGQALESWVDPWFKEIAYALILLRRDGYPCVFAGDYYGIPSAEYPGVKDALLSLMNVRKEFAYGEQDDYWVTPTKIGWVRRGNEEHPYPLAVLISTGDMDEERMFVGEQEAGQVYCDRSGKNADITIDDEGFGLFTVAPGSVTYWTRRDLPES; encoded by the coding sequence ATGGCAATTAACGGAGTAATGGTACAGTCGTTTGATTGGGAATATCCGGCAGATGGTACATTTTATCGGCGGTTGGCGGAAATGGCCGAAGCGATGGAAAACATGGGCGTCACAGCCGTATGGATGCCGCCGGCACACAAGGGCACAAGTGATCAGGACGTGGGCTATGGTAGTTACGACTACTGGGATCTGGGCGAATTTGATCAGAAAGGAAGCGTTCGCACGAAGTACGGCACACGCGAAGAGCTGGAAGCCTGTATTAAAGCATTGCAGGATCACCATATCGCTGTCTATGCAGATATGGTCTTTAATCACAAGGGCGGTGCGGATGAGACAGAAGTTTTCCGCGCAGTGATGGTCGATCAGAACGACCGCACGAAGGATGTCGGGGAGGCGCATGACATCGAGGCGTGGACGAAATTTACCTTTCCCGGCCGCAAGGGAAAATATTCTACCTTTCAGTGGCATTTTTACCATTTTACGGGCGTGGATTACGACCAGCGCACCGATACGAACGCCATTTTCCGCATTTTGGGCGATGGCAAATACTGGTCGGATGACACCGATTCCGAGAAGGGCAATTTCGATTATCTGATGAATGCCGACATCGACGTGGCGCATCCCGATGTGCAGAAGGAACTGTTGGATGTCGCCTATTTCATGATTGATTCCATCGGCTATGACGGCTTCCGCTATGATGCCTTGAAGCACATCGATACGGGATTTATTGATCGCCTGTCCGCCTTTATCCTTGAATACAATCCCGACTTTTTCTTTGTCGGGGAATATTGGAAAAACAGCGAAAGTAAGATGAACCACTATCTGGAGGAGACGGATTATAACATTCACTTGTTTGATGTGCCATTACATTTTAACTTTGTCGAGGCCTCGCGCAATGAAGACTATGATATACGCCAAGTTTTTGATGATACCTTGGTGGCCACGAATCCCGTGCAGGCCGTGACGTTTGTGGACAATCACGATTCCCAACCCGGACAGGCTCTGGAAAGCTGGGTGGATCCGTGGTTTAAAGAAATTGCCTACGCGCTCATTCTTTTACGTCGCGACGGCTATCCCTGCGTGTTTGCCGGTGATTATTACGGCATTCCTTCGGCGGAGTATCCGGGCGTAAAGGATGCCCTGCTTTCGCTGATGAACGTTCGAAAGGAATTCGCGTATGGCGAGCAGGACGATTACTGGGTGACGCCGACGAAAATCGGCTGGGTGCGCCGGGGAAATGAAGAACATCCCTATCCGCTGGCCGTTCTGATTTCCACAGGAGACATGGATGAAGAACGCATGTTTGTGGGTGAACAGGAAGCGGGCCAAGTTTACTGCGACCGCAGCGGGAAAAATGCCGACATCACCATTGACGACGAGGGCTTCGGTCTGTTTACGGTTGCACCCGGTTCGGTAACGTATTGGACGCGGCGCGACCTACCGGAAAGCTGA